GTTCACGAAGAATGCTATAGCATTTAccgatattaattaattgtcattgaATTTAATGTTGTCATAGATTTTAGGGACATTTATACATAGTACCAATTGCCTCTGAAAATACATGTTTACTAATAATTAAGCTACTAATTAtcattaaagattttttttttaatttttccatatCTATTTCCATGAAAGAGCATTCAAAAGGAGGAGGGCATGGACCTTACCTCACTGCAACAAAACGAAGATTGTTAACAAGATAACAAACTTCAAGGAAGAGTTTAGCCTACAAAGGCTCTTCCTTAGACTTACAAATAATTtaacttacaaaaaaattagCCTTATCAAACCTCCTTTTTATTCTAGGAAGTTGAAAGGGTCTCTTTAATTCTTTAATTCCCTGATGATCGCTTTGAGTTTGAGGTTGGAATTGTTCTCTTCTTTTATCATGTTAGCAATAATCATAGAGTCCATCTCCAAGTCAAGTCTGTTGATATTATTTTGCTTGCACCATTGAACACCATATCTAACAGCTTCATGTGTAGTTATCATCAAACAATTTGCATTTAGGGAAAGCTATGCCAATAGCAGTTTTAATATTCCACAAAATTTAAGTCTCCATTCTTCTAGTATTGAACTTCTTCTTGTCTCCAAAtttaaagatcatttttctGTACAGATAACTCATTCCTTtgataaagttttaaatttttttataaagaagtaagaactatttttttttttggcttctttcaatttaatttgtgaaccgtaaattttaaaaaaacctgaaagattgtttttttgaaaaatatattaagcaactttcttcttgattgttaggaaagtaaggtcgtctttattattatgttttgataTTTGTGAGTTCAAGAGCTTATAAAATTATGCtgtgagattttaatatgttatatgtcAAAATATTTGTTTAGTACATCCAGTTGTGAACATTCAGATGTCACCTACTGTTTGGTTGATAATTGCATTAATATTTTGTACtccatactataagcataacaATAACTATGATTTAATCCAAAAGAAGTTGGGGCATGCGATATGAAaccttaaaaataataatgactattttgagacaatgacaaaaaaaaaatttatgatgaaaACAATTTTAAGGTTATTTTTAGCATATACTTAATATgtcatacaataataaaaaatagattgaTGGGCCGCATCTTCTGCTTTCTTTGCATTTGACATTTGTCCTGAAAAAAACCCTTATTGCCCGCATAATTTGACCCATCTTTCTTTCCTCCATCAGAAAAACACTGCTCAGTAAGACAATGTAGTCAAGTCTATAGCAGCCAGAGAGGTTCATAATAAAGGAGTCCAAGGTTGTCCAtttgaatttagttaattatgatcttgtatggATGTGATGTTCCACTTTACTTGGGAATGTTGTTGTTCGACGGTTTTTGGTCTCTTTTTTAATAACGCCTGATGTTGTTCTTTATAACTTCTtggtatttaaaaattttcattacatctgACCAACTATTTCCAGGGAGATTTTCTTACACTtcttttttatacttaaaatctatctatgactcataatttttgtataccAAAATATgacatacaataataaaaaagagattgatGGAGGTTCATAAGAAAGGAGTCCAACGTCGTCcatttgaattaagttaattatgatcttgtatggACGTGATGTTCCACTTTACTTGGGAGTGTTGTTGTTCGATGTTTTTTGGTCTCTTTTTTAAACTCTGATATTGTTCTTTATAACTTCTTCGTATTTAAAAAATTCCATTGCATCTGACCAACTATTTGCAGGGAGATTTTCTTACAGTCTTTGGTATGCTATAAATCTATCTATGactcataatttttgtattaaaaaaaagcACTTTAAGATTTCAGAGGAACGCTTTGCCTTAAGCTAAAATATTCTTGACAGTATAGTGCATGTAtcgaaaatatgaatattaccGATTGATCATATgtaacttaataaaatagtTCAATCACATGCGAAGCACGGGTAATTTACCTagttgtatgtatatatatatcggttaaataattatatattatacatatgtatttgtatattatggtgaattatacaaactcgaagtcagccctcataattaataaataatgttagtcgcgagtgataattatagcaaacaATAACTATGACGCGTAATCAAATAGTATAAGTTTACTTAACCGCTTCATTTTCccataagaaaataatattataaggCAATttaaactctatttattttctACCAAGTATGTATGACATGGGTGGATTCATTGcttgtcttttttttctcttcttcgaATTTTAGAGatgtacaaaataaattaatttaatttacaaaattatgaTATACCATCAAATTGAATTTGACAGTTTTTTTTACTCATATTGTCATACTTATTAAATTTAACGTGAatgatttctaaataaatgtgaaattaaGGTGAATTTCAAAAACCTCCTTTTACATTTTGCTATGTTAATAATCCATGACGGTATAATATAGTCAACAGAGATAAGAGACTTCTTAAAGCAAGTTGCGGACCCACACTATACTAGGATGCACGTGCACCCGATAACTTacgaaaaattatatgtatatctattttgaaaaactGGTAGAAATTAAGATATAGTAAACAGTGTACCATAAAAAGCATAAAAGCTCTCTTGTACAATTGGTAGAAGTTAGAAATATCATCCTCTAGACCAGGGTTCAAATTCCACTTAAgccctatttttattttaagatatttgaGCTATTTTTATACTGGTGCATCCAGGGTTCGAATTCCACTTAAGATCCTGGTTCGCCTTTCttcaattgaaataaaaaaaataatatacatatatatatatatatatatatatatatatatataactcacGCCATATGCGGATAGTATTATCTATCATCCAAttgcaaaattttattattattattgatacatAGATAGGGCTATGCCTATCTAATAGAGCTGCGTATGGACATCAACTAGGATGACTTTACATTTAATCGATTTTTCATTgctaattaaatcaaaaattaactcgtgatgtaaatatttttgttatccTATATATTATAGAGTATGCTAGAATCACTAAACGCAAGATGTTATATGTCTCTTATTGCatcaaattaattatgtttgagTAGTCTGATTGATTGCGTAAATATCTTGGACGTGACTTTGGTATTCCCTAATCCCATTAAACGCGGAATTGGTCGCGGGGCAATCTTCTTTTTTAGCTCCCGCTTCCTTTTTCATCTCCTCGATAAGCTCAAATTGGTTGTCACATTGAAATCCGCAACTCTAAATGATTCCAACCTCCTTCCCCTATATATAAGCACACATATATCATTTGGCCAATTAAACTACcactatttttattaagttctaTTCCTAAAATGAGTGAGAAAAAATCATCACCAATTgtgaataatgaagaaatagaGAGAATTATAGAGCAACTGcccaaaattgattatttttggaATAACTATCAACTTTACCAGTGGGAAGGGTTTTGGTCCACTCTTATCATTTTAAAGGCAGCCATGGTCTTCAAGGCAACCttcaaaacaaaacctaatgATTTTCTCTTGGCATCTTCCATAAAAACAggttttttattaattaatcaattgatTTGAGTTTGATTAATGAATTCATCAACCATTTTTATGTTCTTGTGTGTGTGTGGTTGTGTATCATTTGAAAATTAGAATGCCTTATAGTTGTATATATCTCTTAGGTCTACCTttcatcaattatatattttcgTCACGtcaaaattataactttttacaTATCAATGGTCAACAGAAACAAGATATTAAAAAAGAAGtatatattttcattctaaTGTACAATGTTTGTCTTACAGGTACAACATGGCTCAAGTCCATATGTATAGCCATCATGCAAGCTGGTaataaagaggaagaagaagaccTTTTAGTTAAGGATAATCCTCATTTATATGTTCCAACAATAGAGGCCATGgattattatttaaaaactcCAACGCATGATTTATACAACATGCTCTCTCCAAGATTATTTCACACACATTTACCTTATAGGGTTTTGCCAGATTCAATCAAAAATTCGGATAATTGCAAGATTATATACATAACAAGAAATCCTAAAGATACCTTGATTTCTATGTGGCATTTCGTCAATAATCGTAAGCGTTTAGAAGATCTTACTCCTTTAGAAGAAGTTGTGGAGAGCTTTTGCAAAGGGGTTCATCTGTATGGACCCTTTTTTGAACATGTTCTTGAATATTGGgaagaaagcaaaaaaaatccacaaaaaatattattcttgaAGTATGAAGACTTGAAGATAGACCCTAAGAAAGAGGTGGCAAAGATAGCCTTGTTTCTTGGAAAGCCTTTTGGTAATGAAGAGGATTTGGAGATAGTTTTGAACAAGTGTAGCTTGGAGAGGCTTAAGAATTTGAAGGTTAATAAGAGTGGATCAATCTACTCTTCTATGTCTATCCACAATAGTGCATTTTTTAGAAAAGGGATTGTTGGGGATTGGAAGAATTACATGAAACCTGAAATGGAAGAGCAACTTGACAAGATTACCAAATTGAAGCTTCAAGGGAGtgaccttgaactttgatatttATAAACAAGAAGTATGGAAAGTACACAGGATCTACTTGACGTGAATTATTAGTATCATTCTTGAATAATTGGGAATCTTAAAAGCATTCATCTATTTGTCTAACTCAACTTAAATACACCCCGATCTACCACATAGCATAGCAAGTGTCTCATATCATTGTACAAGCGTGAGACTCTTAATAAAAAGTCGAGAGAAGTTTTGATAACACCCCTAAACTTGACGAGAATTAGGGGTGTATTTCACTCGTATGGCAAGATTAGGATTAAGGTGTATTTAAGTTCAATTAGTCAAGTAGAATGGTGTTTTTATGGGCGTCAATAGTTCagaaataaaactaataatttacgCCAAGTTTAGAAGTGTTTTTACAATACTTCTCTCTTCTTATAATTGCTACTTTAAATAAGGTTTTCTATTACTTCATCCGAATGAATAATAAGTCAAGGTTGttgaaaataataaacttaaatGTTTCTAAGCATCTTCATATgtctttttagttattttaagtgCATATCTTTTATTAAGTATGAGTTTAATATATTTTGGAGTGAGCTTTATGTTGATTGGGAAGTAATTACATTGAAGCTTTAATATATTATCAATCCTCTACAGTGTTTTAGTGAAGCTTTAATTTGTCCAGTGTTGATTGGGAAGTAATTAGGCTTATAACAATGCAATATAATATTGCCTTGCTTTTGCATGACTCCACTCTTTTGAGACATGACGTGTCTCTGATTGTGAACATAAGATCATGTTTTATGCATCCgactattcatttttattagaAAGTGATACAAAAGCATTTGTGTGCCATATATATAAAGACACAGAGGAACAAACTTCTGATTGTAAAGCTAGGTTTTGGAAAATAATACTCCATGTACATAACAAGAATTTTACATGAAACTAATTCCATTTTACAGAATAAGTTAaagtatgaataaatgaaaatgttttagaaAACTTAAACTAGATGGGAGCAAAACCGATTAATTTCCATTTTGaccataaaagtaaaaaaaaaaaaagagtaaaagatTACAAAACCTATACATCTCATCTAAACGAGTTGATATCGACTATATGAGTCACTTACCATATTCTTCATAAACAATTTACAAATACGAGGAAgagattttctctaaaaaagactctaaaaatcaaaagaaaatttaatttttcataggTCAGACCACCTTTAAAAAAATGTAGAATGTCTAATGTCAAAGTCGCTAACAAACTCTAAAGGCCTAAAAGTTTCATTTCTTATCCTTTTAACATTAGGACTTGACCAAATAGTGTGTAGGTTtggtttaaaaatttaaatttggttTGATATTCGAAAATACGagtgtaatcatttaaaatttattaaatataaatttataaaatgattcggattatattgaattcataaatatattaatccaaataaatattgtggattgatataattgacttaaatatttaagtccaataaatacGGATTTAACTGAAGTCTAAATCaattgatttgggctacattggatgaacccaatttgttaaacccaatcccatctcattctagagcccatcttggcgccacgtgtgcagatgatgtggcatgccaagtcaaataagaaaaccaatagaatcatgacatgtaTCAAAGATGGcaagcccgctccataaagcccatatgccatgtcacttaaatctgattggctgaacggaatcctattccaatcgcaactcctctattctaaaactataaataggggtcctcataattcaaaaaagagacacagaaaattctaaacaagaagctagagaaactctgtggtacaaacgccatttaattctctacaaagctacaagtttaagaattcaagcattcaagttcaagaacgatcaagatcaagaccaccgaattcaagaacaagctcgaagccaTTGAGTtgaaataaaagtcaagatcaagataaagtttaagttcaagttcatcatagattcaagaacaagctttaaagcccttgaatttatatttgaaaaggcgaattcagaggaattatagagattgtaaccctcgcatttgaaataataaaattgattgttgctataattttccgttcttgattattgttttctcgacgcgaattttattgtctacaaattctggcacgcccagtgggacaatctctacctctcatctcaacttttcaaacaTCAAAGAATATCAAGATGACTTCCATAAACAACAACTCTCGATCAACCGCCTCTAAGGTCACTAGCTCCAAGTTCTCTACTGAAGTTGAAGACATCCTTGGTGTTACCTTTGGAAGTTTTGGAGCTGTTACGAGAAGCAAGGCTGCTACACTAGGACAACAAACGCTTCAAGGTGTCGTCTGCGTCAACTTCTGTTTTTGGGTCTTCAACTCCAAAAGGAGCAAGTTTCTCCACAAATGCTCTAGAAGGAGGAAGTAGTGTTGctgaaaagatcaagaagacaTTGGCTCTACTTGAGCAATCTGGTTCCAAGAACTCTACCACAAGGGAGAACTGTGATTCAACTTATGAATCATCTCCACGTATATCACGTAACGTGAGTCCACTGAAAATTAACTTACGCGACAACCCATGTTACTCTCCTGCATCTCCGATGATCATGCAAACGATGGTGACTGTTGCTTCCTCTCCTGAGGAACAACTCGCAAATCTGACGAAGTTGGTTGAAGGATTGACGAAGCATGTACAACACCAAGAATCTCGAATTGACAAGTTGAAGGACAGGATAGAAGGACTTTTAGATGGAGATGCGAGCCATGCACCTGGAAAGGGCATTGAAGTTCAAGAAATCGAAGATCCTGCTAAGAAAGCCCCGTTTGTTAAAGAGATGCCAGTTTCTTCTGAAGGAATGATCCCACTCGATCGCTTGAAGGAGTTTATTGAAGGCGCTATCAaagataagtatgaagtctccACCAAGTCTTCCCATATGTATGCTAAGCCATACACTGCTAGGATTGATAACTATTACGTTTTGCTATGTTAATAATCCATGACGATGTAATATAGTCAACAGAGATAAGAGACTTCTAAAAGCAAGTTGCGGACCCACACTATACTATAGGGTGCACGTGCACCCGATAACTTACGAAAAATCatatgtatatctattttgaaaaactGATAGAAATTAAGATATAGTAAACAATGTACCCATAAAAAGCATAGAAGTTCTCTTGTGCAATTGGTAGAAGTTAGAAATATCACCCTCTAGACTAGGGTTCGAAATCCACTTAAgccctatttttattttaagtttaactTGGACCTTATATTTGAGCTATTTTTATATTGGTGCATCCAGGGTTCGAATTCCACTTAAgccctatttttattttaagtttaactTGGACCTTATATTTGAGCTATCTTTATATTGGTGCATCCAAAACCTTCAAATCTTGGGTTCACCTTTCTTCAAGAGAATCAACCAAAGCTCTATGGGAAGCTTATAACTCACGCCATATGCGGATAATATTATCTATCATCCAACTGcaaaattttattatcattattaatacATAGATAGGGCTATGTCTATCTAATAGAGCTGTGTATGGACATCCACTAGGATGACTTTACATTTAATCGATTTTTCATTgctaattaaatcaaaaattaactcgtgatgtaaatatttttgttatccTATATATTATAGAGTATGCTAGAATCACTAAACGCAAGATGTTATATATCTCTTATTGCATCAGATTAATTTTGTTTGAGTAGTCTGattgtgtaaatattttttaaaatgattccAACCTCCTTCCCCTATATATAGACACACATATATCATTTGGCCAATTAAACTACcactatttttattaagttctaTTCCTAAAATGAGTGAGAAAAAATCATCACCAATTgtgaataatgaagaaatagaGAGAATTATAGAGCAACTGcccaaaattgattatttttggaATAACTATCAACTTTATCAGTGGGAAGGGTTTTGGTCCACTCTTATCATTTTAAAGGCAGCCATGGTCTTCAAGGCAACCttcaaaacaaaacctaatgATTTTCTCTTGGCATCTTCCATAAAAACAggttttattaataaatcaattgaTTTGAGTTTGATTAATGAATTCATCAACCATTTTTATGTTCTTGTGTGTGTGTGGCTGtgtatcatttaaaaaatagaataccTTTTAGTTGTATATATCTCTTAGGTCTACCTTTCATCAACTATATATTTTCGTCACGTCAAAATTGTAACTTTTTACATATCAATGGTCAACAGAAACAAGATATTAACTGGTAAAAAAGAAGtatatattttcattctaaTGTATAATGTTTGTCTTACAGGTACAACATGGCTCAAGTCCATATGTATAGCCATCATGCAAGCTGGTaataaagaggaagaagaagaccTTTTAGTTAAGGATAATCCTCATTTTTATGTTCCAACAATAGAGACCATGGATTATTATTCAAAACCTCTAACTCATGATCTATACACAATGCCCTCTCCAAGATTATTTCACACACATTTACCTTATAGGGTTTTGCCAGATTCAATCAAAAAATCGGATAATTGCAAGATTATATACATAACAAGAAACCCTAAAGATACCCTGATTTCTGTGTGGCATTTCTTCAATAATCGTAAGCGTTTAGAAGATCTCACTCCTTTAGAAGAAGTTGTGGAGAGCTTTTGCAAAGGGGTTCATCTGTTTGGACCCTTTTTTGAACATGTTCTTGAATACTGGgaagaaagcaaaaaaaatccacaaaaaatattattcttgaAGTATGAAGACTTGAAGATAGACCCTAAGAAAGAGGTGGCAAAGATAGCCTTGTTTCTTGGAAAGCCTTTTGGTAATGAAGAGGATTTGGAGATAGTTTTGAACAAGTGTAGCTTGGAGAGGCTTAAGAATTTGGAGGTTAATAAGAGTGGATCACTCTTGCCTTCTATGTCTATCCACAATAGTGCATATTTTAGAAAAGGGATTGTTGGGGATTGGAAGAATTACATGAAACCTGAAATGGAAGAGCAAATTGACAAGATTACAAAATTGAAGCTACAAGGGAGTGGCCTTGAACTTTGATACTTATACCCAAGAAGTTTTTAAAACACACTTGAACTACTTGACGTGAATTATTAGTATCATTCTTAAATTATTGACGGTTTTAAAAACGTTCATCTATTTGGCTAATTCAACTTAAGTACACCCCGATCTGTCACATAGCATAACAAGTAGTCTCAAAGTACTCTTGTACGAGCATGTGAGCTCTGAATAAAAAGTCGAGATAAGTGCTTAAAACACCCCTAAACTTGACGAGAATTAGGGGTGTATTTCACTTGTGTGGCAAGATTAGGATTAGGGTGTATTTAAGTTCAATTGGTCAAGTAAAATGGTGTTTTTATGGCTGTCAATAGTTTAGAAATAAAACTGATAATTTACGCCAAGTTTAAAAGTGTTTCTAGAATACTTCTCTCTTCTTATAATTACTACTTTAAATAAGGTTTTCTATTACTTCATCCGAATGAATAATAAGTCAAGGTTGttgaaaataataaacttaaatGTTTCTAAGCATCTTCGTATgtctttttagttattttaagtgCATATCTTTTATTAAGTATGAGTTCCAAAATATCTCTAATTAATAGTTGAAAcctataaacatgaaattttaataaattatggaGTGAATGTTGATTGGGAAGTAATTCTATTGAAGCAAAACCAATTAATATATTGAAGCAAAACCAATTAATTTCCATTGATCAtaaaggttaaaaaaaaaagagtaaaatattACAACAATTATACATCTCATCTAATCGAGTGGTATATATTAACTATATAAATCATCACTGATCATATTCTACGTAAATAATTTACAAATATGAGGAAGAAATTTTCTCTAATAAACactaaaactaaacaaaaagaaaatttagttTCATAGACTGCCTCTAAAATCTAAATAATGTAGAATGTCTAATGTCAAAGCCATTAACAAACTCTAAAGGCCTAAAAGTttcatttcttattcttttcacATTAGGACTTGACAAACCTCTATGTTTAAATCCATACAATTTAAGCACTTGATTATCTGCAAAATTAAAAGCTCTTTCCATACTTTTCAAACACTTTTCAACTGGATAATCCCCATAACTTCCACAAGGTTTACAACCAACAAAATGTGTCACAAATGGCCATCTCTCATCTCCGAAACCTGGATGATATTTTTGAATCATTTCTTCGTATCGATCCACTAAACCAGCCCAATAACCATGTAAATAATACGAATTTTCAACAAACACCTTCTCCATCCACTTATTATTCCTCAATATTAACATGTATATCAATGCTGATTGATCGTCCGCTTCAAAATTAGGTCTACCTTTTAAATTTGCTGATAAAATTTTACCAGCATCGTCGCGAATTTTACCTTTTGGTCCCATTGGTGCCCAAGAATCAAGCAAATCTAAAGACCATTGAcaatttcttaaaagaaaacTTCCTGTGTTCAAAGCAACCCACgatttttcatttaataattCAGGATATCCAtgaataatcaaatttttttcattatatttagaTAATGGAATTTCAAATACCATATCTGTAAACATTGCATCACTATCCATCCACCATATCCACTCAATTTCTGGATGTGAAATcattaattttctaattaatgGCAATTTTGACCAATATCCTGataattttttgtcaaaatgTGCCATGTTATACACAATttcaatattatgaattctaCAATAATCAATCTTGTTCTTTATTGactttaacaaataataatCCCCAATTGAGTTGTCACAAGGACTTGGAGGTGAACCCGTtacctattaagaaaaaaaaaacttcataaacaTATGTATGTGTCTGTTTAAATTTGATTAACTAAACTTAAATTACGTCATTTAtctaaataagtaaaacttttaaatgaaaatattacaAACTATCTAACATTACCAGCAAAACGCGAGGCTTTCCATTTATATAGCTTGGAAATCGTGGATTTCCATGCAACCAAGTTTTTCTTGTAGAATTCCAGTTGTTGATTTTCGGACCTAAACTATAGGAAGAATTTTGAggatatttaaaattatcatcatcatcgttatcattatcatcatatcGGATCTGAGCAATGATCCGATTCGTTTCTTCAACAAGTTTTTGGTTTTGGTCTAGGGAGGGACTATTAGAGGAGAAGTTGTTAAGGCCTATGGTACCACGTAACACTAAGATTGTTACAATTCCACATAAGATGGTGAgcctaatgttgatgaatgaaTTTGCGACACGTCGACGACGTGAGACTGAGCGGGCCCCAGCGCCATCGTTGGTGGATGTGGGAAGGGTGGCGCCGGCGCCCGCTGAGGTGAGCCTCTTGAGGGCTGTGAATTGGACCATCGTCGTTGGAATTAAAGTGATGatatgaaattgaaaagaattattaatacgaTAGATATATAGTATATGATTGACAATATTGTTTATTATGGAGAAAAACGTGCAGGGATGTTCTCGTTATATGACATGCAAAAGAGtgctatatatataattgttttttttttcatttggtttctgAAGCCCACATTCGAGCTCAGACTAAATTTGAATCGCGCTCTGCAGAGCGCATTTGGGGGTGGCGCTCTAAACAGGATTTTCTCCATTCTCAGGATTCGAACTCGAGAACTCTGATTAATGGTGATTGGTGAAGCACTCCACCAATGCACCACAACTcatatttatctatatatatatatatatatatatatatatatataattgttctgttttctttttcctttccaTTATTTCATCAAACATTCCGTGTGTCATTAATTACAATGAGATTTATTATAAAGC
The window above is part of the Solanum pennellii chromosome 5, SPENNV200 genome. Proteins encoded here:
- the LOC107020464 gene encoding cytosolic sulfotransferase 5-like, with the translated sequence MSEKKSSPIVNNEEIERIIEQLPKIDYFWNNYQLYQWEGFWSTLIILKAAMVFKATFKTKPNDFLLASSIKTGTTWLKSICIAIMQAGNKEEEEDLLVKDNPHLYVPTIEAMDYYLKTPTHDLYNMLSPRLFHTHLPYRVLPDSIKNSDNCKIIYITRNPKDTLISMWHFVNNRKRLEDLTPLEEVVESFCKGVHLYGPFFEHVLEYWEESKKNPQKILFLKYEDLKIDPKKEVAKIALFLGKPFGNEEDLEIVLNKCSLERLKNLKVNKSGSIYSSMSIHNSAFFRKGIVGDWKNYMKPEMEEQLDKITKLKLQGSDLEL
- the LOC107019243 gene encoding probable xyloglucan 6-xylosyltransferase 3 codes for the protein MVQFTALKRLTSAGAGATLPTSTNDGAGARSVSRRRRVANSFINIRLTILCGIVTILVLRGTIGLNNFSSNSPSLDQNQKLVEETNRIIAQIRYDDNDNDDDDNFKYPQNSSYSLGPKINNWNSTRKTWLHGNPRFPSYINGKPRVLLVTGSPPSPCDNSIGDYYLLKSIKNKIDYCRIHNIEIVYNMAHFDKKLSGYWSKLPLIRKLMISHPEIEWIWWMDSDAMFTDMVFEIPLSKYNEKNLIIHGYPELLNEKSWVALNTGSFLLRNCQWSLDLLDSWAPMGPKGKIRDDAGKILSANLKGRPNFEADDQSALIYMLILRNNKWMEKVFVENSYYLHGYWAGLVDRYEEMIQKYHPGFGDERWPFVTHFVGCKPCGSYGDYPVEKCLKSMERAFNFADNQVLKLYGFKHRGLSSPNVKRIRNETFRPLEFVNGFDIRHSTLFRF
- the LOC107020462 gene encoding cytosolic sulfotransferase 5-like; the encoded protein is MSEKKSSPIVNNEEIERIIEQLPKIDYFWNNYQLYQWEGFWSTLIILKAAMVFKATFKTKPNDFLLASSIKTGTTWLKSICIAIMQAGNKEEEEDLLVKDNPHFYVPTIETMDYYSKPLTHDLYTMPSPRLFHTHLPYRVLPDSIKKSDNCKIIYITRNPKDTLISVWHFFNNRKRLEDLTPLEEVVESFCKGVHLFGPFFEHVLEYWEESKKNPQKILFLKYEDLKIDPKKEVAKIALFLGKPFGNEEDLEIVLNKCSLERLKNLEVNKSGSLLPSMSIHNSAYFRKGIVGDWKNYMKPEMEEQIDKITKLKLQGSGLEL